From the Deinococcus gobiensis I-0 genome, the window GGTGTAGCACCAGCGCACTTCCACGAATACGCCTGAGCCGTTGGGGGCCGCGTCGGGGGTGGCCGCGTCGGGGGTGGCCGCGTCGGTGCCGGGCACCTGGTAGGGCGTGGTCCACGAGCCTTCCTGCTTGAGCGTGAAGGCGGTGGCGGCGGCCTGGGTCGGGGCGACCACGGTGCTGCCGGCCGTAGCGGCCGTGTTGATCAGCTTGATGGGGATGACGTAGCGCGTGTAGTTGTAGTTGTAGTCCACGGCCATGACTTCGAGGTAGACCGTCTCGCCCGCCGCGCTGCCGAAGCCGGCCGTGAAGTTGCCGCTGCTGGTGACCGCGCCGGTATCCACCTTGCGGGGCTGGTCCTGCGGCGGCGAGTAGCTGTAGTTGCTCGCGGTCGTGGACCCCGTGATGCCGGCGCTGCCGGGGGTGCGGCCCAGCTGGGCGTAGACGATCCGCATCGGCCCGACGTGGTCGGAGTCGTCGGTGGTCGAGATCCGGAAATCGATCTTGTCGGTGAAGGTGGCCCCGCTGATGGCCGAGCCGTCGGCGCGGGTGATCTTCAGGCGCGCGCCGTTGGTCGTCGCCGTGGTGTCGAAGGCCGGGCGCTGGATGAGCTTGATCGTCTGGGCCTGGCTACCGATGACCACGCCGTACAGGTCGTAGCCGGCGAGGCCGGACTTGCGGGCCTTGAGGTCGTAGGTGCCCGCCGGCAGGCCCGTCAGGGTGAAGTTCCCCTGGGCGTCGGTGGGCACCGTGCCCAGCGTGAGGCCGTCTTGCGACACGGTGATGACGCTGCCCACGACCGGCGCGCCGATGTTCTGGTCCACGACCGTGCCCTGCACCGGAGCGGTCCCGGCGTTCAGGCTCACCGTGACGGACGTGCTCGCGCTGGCCTTGTTGCCGGCGGCGTCGTAGGCGGTCGCCGTGTAGGTGCGGCTGCCGTTCTGCAGGGCGTTCAGGCCGGTGACGGGCAGCTCGTAGGGCGCGGCGGTGTCCTCGCCCAGCTTGGTCGTGCCCTCGTAGAACTCGACCTTCGTCACGGCCACGTTGTCGGTCGCGTCCGCCTTGAGGGTAAAGGTGCTCGTCGTCACCGGATTCGCCGACGAGGTCAGGGTCACGGTCGGATTGGTCGTGTCGCCGGGCGTGGGGGTCGGGTTGGTCGTGCCCGTCGAGATGTTGATCGTGATGACCGCGTTCGCGCTGGCCTTGTTGCCGGCGGCGTCGTAGGCGGTCGCCGTGTAGGTGTGCTGGCCGTTCTGCGACGCCTGCGCGCTGAGGGGCAGCTCGTAGGGTGCGGCGGTGTCCTCGCCCAGCTTGGTCGTGCCCTCGTAGAACTCGACCTTCGTCACGGCCACGTTGTCGGTCGCGTCCGCCTTGAGGGTGAAGGTGCTCGTCGTCACCGGGTTCGCCGACGAGGTCAGGGTCAGGGTCGGATTGGTCGTATCGGCCGGGGTGCTGGTATCGCTGCAGCCCACCAGCAGGGCACCGAGCAGCAGGGCGGAGCAAGCTGAAAAAGATTTCAAGGCCATAACTCAAAACTCCTCATCTCATGAACGGAAGACGGTCGCGATACGCCCATTCGCCGGCGACGAGGCCGGAACGCGCGTAGGAATAAGCCGATAGAGCTCAGGGCTTTAAAGGAACAAGGCAAATTTATAAGCAAATCATGAGTAAATTGTGGGTGACCACTAAACCATTCATTCTCTGGGGGTGCCGAAGGGGGCAGCTGTCCCGCCTGTCCAGCCGCGAGACCCCGAGAGGAATAGTTGACCTAAATCGTCAACTTTCTGATAGACTGTCGGGAATGAAGCGCCTCTTCGCCCCTCTCCTCCCGCTCGCCGCCCTGACCCTCGTCGCCGGCCCGGCCCAGGCCCAGCAGGCCCGTGAACTGCGGCTGGGCGTCTTTCCGAACGTCACGCATGCGGCCGGACTGGTCGCCATCAACAAGGGCCTCGTCCAGAAGGAACTGGGAAGCGGGGTCAAGCTGGTCGTCAAGGAGTTCGCCAACGGCTCGCAGGTGAATGAGGCCTTCGCGGCCGGGGCCATCGACGCGGCCTACGTCGGGCCGGGGCCGGCCATGAACGCCTTCCTGCGCGGCGTGCCCATTCAGGTCTATGCGGGCGCGGCCAATGCGGGCGCGGTGCTGGTGGCCCGCAAGGACAGCGGCGTGCGCAACGTGAAGGGGCTGGCGGGCAAGAAGGTCGCCGTGCCCACGCGCGGCAGCACCCAGGACATCAGCCTGCGCCACCTGCTGCACGAAAACGGCCTGAAGGCCATCGACGAGGGCGGCAACGTGACGGTGGTGCCCATCGACCCGGCCAACATGCCCGCCGCCTTCGCCAGCAAGCAGGTGGACGCCGCGCTCGTGCAGGAGCCCTGGGGCGCCGTGATGGAAACGCAGGGGGCGCGCCTGATCGCCAACGAAAAGGCCATCTGGGAGGGCGGCAACTACACCACGACCGTCCTCACCGTGAACACGAAGTACGCCGCCCAGAACCCCGAGACCGTGAAGGACCTGCTGCGCGGCCACCTCGCGGCCATCACCTACATCGGCAAGAGCAATGCAGGCGCGCAGAAGGCCATCGCCGACCAGATCGAGCTGTTCACCCGCAAGCGCCCCAACAGCGGCGAACTGTTCAAGGCCCTCGCCCGGACGCGCGTTACCTGGGACATCAACCTCAAGACCCTGGGCGAATACGCGCAACTCAACAAGGAAGCCGGGTTTGCGCGCGACGTGCCGGAACTGAACAGGTTCGTGGACCTGAGCATCATCCGGGGTCTGGCGAAATAAGGGAACTGGAATGGAGAGCTCTCCACTCCTCTCCCTGCCCCGGTCCTCCCTTTCCAGCACCCTGCCGCAATCGGCAGTGACCGAACTGAACCCCCGGTCGGTAAGAGACCTGTGCGCCGCGCCTCCTACAGTGGGAGGCGTGCTTTTTTCTGTCTGCAAGGCGGTTTCCTGAATGCTCGCCCGCGCCCGCAGCGTGGCCCTGATCGGGGTGGACGCCGTACCGGTCGAGGTGGAGGTGGACGTGTCGCCGGGTCTGCCCGCCTTCGCCATCGTGGGTCTGCCCGACCAGGCCGTGAGCGAGGCGCGCGAGCGGGTACGGGCGGCCGTACGCAACGCCGGGCTGCCTTTTCCGGCCGCGCGCATCACGGTGAACCTCGCGCCCGCCGACCTGCGCAAGGAGGGGCCGCTGTACGACCTCCCCATCGCGCTGGGGGTGCTGGCCGCACAGGGACTGTTGCCCGCCGAAGCACTCGGCGGCGTGCTGACGGCGGGCGAACTGGCCCTGGACGGCTCGCTGCGGCCGGTCGCGGGAGCGGTGAACCTGTCGCTGCTGGCGGCCGAACTCGGGCTTCCTGCCCTGCTGCCCCAGGGCAACGCGCAGGAAGCGGCGCTGATCGACGGCGTGAAGGTCTACGGCGCCCCGACGCTACGGACCGCCGCCGAGCACCTGAGCGGGCAGGCCGCGCTCGCGCCCCATGTCCCCGACATGCCGCAGGACGACGCGGCCCAGTTTCCCGATCTCGCGGACCTCAAGGGACAGGCCGGAGCACGGCGGGCACTGGAGGTGGCGCTGGCGGGCGGGCACAACCTCCTGCTGATCGGATCACCGGGCAGCGGCAAGACGATGCTCGCCCGCCGCGCCCCGGGGCTGCTGCCGCCCCTGACCCGGGCCGAGGCGCTGGAGGTCACGCGCATCCACTCGGCGGCGGGGCTGCTCACGCGGCGCGGACAGCTCAGCCACCACGCGCCCTTCCGCGCGCCGCACCATACGGTGTCGGACGCGGGACTGATCGGCGGGGGCAGTGTGCCCCGGCCCGGCGAGGTCAGTCTCGCGCACCGGGGCCTGCTGTTCATGGACGAGTTCCCCGAGTTCAGCCGCAAGGCGCTGGAAACCTTGAGGCAACCGATGGATATCGGCCGTCCGGTTTAAGTCTCTCCGACCCGCTTAAAGCGCACTGAGCAGCAGGTCCAGCCGTCCATCCGGGTGCACCACAACGCGCAGGTCCAGCCGCCGGGCAATCTCGGTCAGGTTCCCCGAAGCCAGCACCTCGCCCAGCTTCTGCCGCGCGGCCACCAGATTGGGCGGCACAAAGGCGATGGTCTGCGGCGCCTCCAGCGCCTGCCGCTGCCCCTCGAGTTCTGCCCGGGTCTCCTTGTACTCGTCCGGCGGAATCACGCCATCCAGGGCCAGCATCTTGAGGTTCTTCAGCCGCTTCTCGATGGCGGCCACCGCCGGCCGGACATCCAGGGCCTTGGGCGGCTCGCTGGGCAGCGCGGCCAGCAGCGCCTGGTCATCCAGCAGCAGGGCATGCAACTGCTCGAGCACGAACGGATGGATCTTCTTGGCGCCGTAGTGCCGCCGGTGCGTGCACAGTTCCAGACTCATGCCGGCCCGCTTGTAGACGCGGTAGCAGTAGTACGCGAGATGTGCCTGCCGGGGCACCAGCCCCTTCGCCTGCGGGACGTTCTTGACGGCCGTCATGGTCGATCCACACAAGCCGCACCGTAGCCGACTCTTCAGCGGAAACTCGTCCGCCGACTTGCTCTTGAACGGCCGCCCACCTTTCTTCCGGCTGCTGATCGATCGTTGGGTCGCTTCCCACTCCGCCGGCGGCACGATCGCTTCGACCTCACAGGTCACGAGGTCCCGCCCGTCTCCCCTGCTGGGCCGCGCGCCGCCATAGCTGTAAAGCCCCTTGTAGACCGGGTTGCGCAGGATGTACTTCACGGTGCTGTCGGACCAGGGAGACGCCGTGCGGCGGGGCACGCCCAAGCGGTTCATCTCGGTGAGAATGGCGTGGGCCGTCCAGCCCTCCCGGGCCCATCCGTACATCTGCCGGACCCACTGGGCCTCTTCCTCGAAGATCTGGCCGTCCTTCCACCCATAGCCGTTCAGAGGCACCACGGGCTTACCCGAGCGCACCTTGGCCAACATGCCACCGCGCAGGCGCTTGGCAATCCGCATGTGCTCGGCCTGCGCAAAGACCGACCGCACCCCGAAGTTCATGCTGGACATCTCGTCTTTCGGGTCGATGATCCCCATGTCGGCCGAGTGGACTTCCACGCCGGTCTCCAGCAGTTCCTCGAGGACCGCGTAGGCGATGGCCGTGCGCCGGGCCAGACGGTCGACGCTGCTCACCAGCACGACCTCGTACCGGCTGGCCTCGTCGAGCAACTGGTCCAGGGCCTTGCGCGTGGCGCGCGTACCGGTGATGACGTCCTGGTAGACCTGCGTAATGGGCAGGCTGTGGGCTGCAGCGTAGTGCTCGGCCGCGCGCGTCTGGACTTCGAGGCCAAACTTGTCCTCGCCCACCTGGCCAGGGGTCGAGACACGCAGGTAGAGGGCAGTGGGGCGGGGGGTCATGGAATCCTCAGTAGAGCCACGCTGTAGCACTCGTCGGTGTCGCCGTTCAGGCCAGAGATCCAGACGTATAGAACACTAGGGGAAGGGGTTATCACAAACCGCGTTCCAGAGAAGAAATTTTCTGATTTTGCCACACGTGTACACAGTGTGCGTCCAATGTTGACACTTGCCATCTCGCGGGATATGGTTCAGCCATACAGGTCCCCATCTTCGGATGGGGGCTTGTTCATTGCGGCCAATAGTGCGCTGGTGTTCAGTTTGCCGCCATTCAACATATAGTTGATAGCTAAAGGTAGCATCATATCTACACTCTGACGGAAGTCTTCTGGCCCCCTAGCGCTCACCAGAATCGTTTCGAACACTAATGCACCTAGTAATCTTGTGTGCTCATGAGACATAGAGTGCTCATCGAGCTTCAACTTTGGGGCAACATATTTTCTAAACCAAAGTAAAAATTCGGGCTTTAAGGGTGTGCCGAATTTCTGCGAATAGGACACTTGAAGTAATATATAGCCAGCAACATCGGCCGCCTGTATAGCTTGCTCCTCAGAACAAGTTCTAAAAACGGGCTGACGGAGGGATGTCAGATGTTTCCTCTGTTGGAGGATTTCAAAGCTCTTAACACTGGAGAATCCAGATGTTTCCTCATTTGTATGACAATATACATCAGATTTAGATCCACTCCTAGACAAGTAATTATCTACCTGACTCAGAACTAGAGATAAGCAGATAAAATAAGGATTGGAAGCAAGAAGTCGAATTTTTTCCCTAACTGATTCGTGTTTAATCAGAGAAGTGTCCGAGATAAGAAACTGTATCATTTCTTCAGTGGCTGAAACATACGATTCAGTGTCAGCAGGGTAGGCAAAATACATTACATTGCTCTCAAAAGCATATTTGAGCGCCCTATCTATCCATTCATGTTGTTGCCGCCAAAATCCTGGGCTTATTTTATTAATTTCTCGATATATTCCCTTACTTTGATACATATCAACTGCATGTATTTCCAGTAATCCACCCCTAATGCTTCTGTGTTCAGAGAGATGGGGGGCTAAAGATAAGCATGACTCAGTCATCTCCTGTCTCAGAGACAAATATCTTTCTTCAATTATTAATTTCTGATTCTGATTTAGAAGAGCGGCAGTAAAGACGTATTGGCTTCTATCAGTATTGGGCAGCGGCCGGGCAGACTCGTCAAAATACAATCCATATAATCTTGCTCTACTATCTTTGGATTTTATTTTCTTTCCGGGTGCCAACTTTTTAGCCATAAACTTCTCCTAACTTAAATAATGTTTGAAATACACAGGCAGATCCATATCATTCTGTTACTGTTCCTAGCACCCGCCCGCCGCCCATGCTGAGCAACATCAACTCCGGATGCTCAAGTGCCACCTCCGGCACTCGCCCCCACTTCCGGAACGGCAACCGGGCACGGTAAGTCACCGCATCTGCCACATATCCGCGGTCAAATTCGAAAGCCCCACGCGCCTCACTGAAGTCCTGGCGCACCCAGCGGCGCATGGCCGCCATCTGGCTGGCCCCACTCAGCTCGGCGATGTGCTGGATAGCCCCGGGCTTGTCCCCGAAGGTCATGGCCGCCGAGTACAGATCCGGCGCCGGCATCAGCAGTCGCGCACCGGCCTCGTTCATCAGCAGCTCAATGTGCCGCTTCATGTCCCGCACCAGGTGATGGCGCCGGATCAGCTTGATGTACCCCTCGCGCTTGGCAATGATGTGCGCGATCTCGTGGGAGATCGTGAACAGGTCCCGACTCCCGAACTGCGCACTCTGGACGCAAATGATGTCCGGCCCGCCATACCTCCCCACGCGGGCGAGATTGCTCGGGCCGAGGCGATACTCGATGTTTTGCAGCTCACAGAACCGAATCGGGTCACGCTCATACTCTGTTGCCGCGTGGGTGTCCTCGATACAGGCCAGCAGGTCAGCGATGAGCGGATCGAGCATTAGTTCGCCTTGGGGTCGATCAACTTCGACAGTCGGCTGTAGATGGCCAGCCAGTCCTCGGGGGTCTCCGGCTCTTCCCGGAAGTCCAGATCTGCGAGCTCGACCAGCCACCGGCGCTCGGCGAGCGGCGCGTTATCGCCGTGCCCGTACTTCTCGGCGGCTACTTGGAGGGCCAGGGGAATCTCCGGCTC encodes:
- a CDS encoding ABC transporter substrate-binding protein, producing MKRLFAPLLPLAALTLVAGPAQAQQARELRLGVFPNVTHAAGLVAINKGLVQKELGSGVKLVVKEFANGSQVNEAFAAGAIDAAYVGPGPAMNAFLRGVPIQVYAGAANAGAVLVARKDSGVRNVKGLAGKKVAVPTRGSTQDISLRHLLHENGLKAIDEGGNVTVVPIDPANMPAAFASKQVDAALVQEPWGAVMETQGARLIANEKAIWEGGNYTTTVLTVNTKYAAQNPETVKDLLRGHLAAITYIGKSNAGAQKAIADQIELFTRKRPNSGELFKALARTRVTWDINLKTLGEYAQLNKEAGFARDVPELNRFVDLSIIRGLAK
- a CDS encoding YifB family Mg chelatase-like AAA ATPase, whose protein sequence is MLARARSVALIGVDAVPVEVEVDVSPGLPAFAIVGLPDQAVSEARERVRAAVRNAGLPFPAARITVNLAPADLRKEGPLYDLPIALGVLAAQGLLPAEALGGVLTAGELALDGSLRPVAGAVNLSLLAAELGLPALLPQGNAQEAALIDGVKVYGAPTLRTAAEHLSGQAALAPHVPDMPQDDAAQFPDLADLKGQAGARRALEVALAGGHNLLLIGSPGSGKTMLARRAPGLLPPLTRAEALEVTRIHSAAGLLTRRGQLSHHAPFRAPHHTVSDAGLIGGGSVPRPGEVSLAHRGLLFMDEFPEFSRKALETLRQPMDIGRPV
- a CDS encoding ImmA/IrrE family metallo-endopeptidase — protein: MLDPLIADLLACIEDTHAATEYERDPIRFCELQNIEYRLGPSNLARVGRYGGPDIICVQSAQFGSRDLFTISHEIAHIIAKREGYIKLIRRHHLVRDMKRHIELLMNEAGARLLMPAPDLYSAAMTFGDKPGAIQHIAELSGASQMAAMRRWVRQDFSEARGAFEFDRGYVADAVTYRARLPFRKWGRVPEVALEHPELMLLSMGGGRVLGTVTE
- a CDS encoding Ig-like domain-containing protein; amino-acid sequence: MALKSFSACSALLLGALLVGCSDTSTPADTTNPTLTLTSSANPVTTSTFTLKADATDNVAVTKVEFYEGTTKLGEDTAAPYELPLSAQASQNGQHTYTATAYDAAGNKASANAVITINISTGTTNPTPTPGDTTNPTVTLTSSANPVTTSTFTLKADATDNVAVTKVEFYEGTTKLGEDTAAPYELPVTGLNALQNGSRTYTATAYDAAGNKASASTSVTVSLNAGTAPVQGTVVDQNIGAPVVGSVITVSQDGLTLGTVPTDAQGNFTLTGLPAGTYDLKARKSGLAGYDLYGVVIGSQAQTIKLIQRPAFDTTATTNGARLKITRADGSAISGATFTDKIDFRISTTDDSDHVGPMRIVYAQLGRTPGSAGITGSTTASNYSYSPPQDQPRKVDTGAVTSSGNFTAGFGSAAGETVYLEVMAVDYNYNYTRYVIPIKLINTAATAGSTVVAPTQAAATAFTLKQEGSWTTPYQVPGTDAATPDAATPDAAPNGSGVFVEVRWCYTDTSAAAKPFAFDIERSGDGATFTKVGTVGGGTPVATCSADQATRPYSFRDTGAELSAGKTFTYRVKARGANTADSNTTQTTPLAQFSPRFIAPADETTGVSTNPTFVLGQNQTDIGADGAAYNLRIRDLMTQNGYNLPAPVPNTAGNALIRVEEGTGDSGNKIPAGQSLVFTSSGTVFRGPTTAGSVLTDTSGRYLAAKPNRVQVDTAAHTVSLPWNVFVAAPLQALRPYKWEMYSGVAYKYAPAENNRISAYSVYTWAPDADGNLVAPINQSRPVNINWDFITGPQ
- a CDS encoding recombinase family protein; translation: MTPRPTALYLRVSTPGQVGEDKFGLEVQTRAAEHYAAAHSLPITQVYQDVITGTRATRKALDQLLDEASRYEVVLVSSVDRLARRTAIAYAVLEELLETGVEVHSADMGIIDPKDEMSSMNFGVRSVFAQAEHMRIAKRLRGGMLAKVRSGKPVVPLNGYGWKDGQIFEEEAQWVRQMYGWAREGWTAHAILTEMNRLGVPRRTASPWSDSTVKYILRNPVYKGLYSYGGARPSRGDGRDLVTCEVEAIVPPAEWEATQRSISSRKKGGRPFKSKSADEFPLKSRLRCGLCGSTMTAVKNVPQAKGLVPRQAHLAYYCYRVYKRAGMSLELCTHRRHYGAKKIHPFVLEQLHALLLDDQALLAALPSEPPKALDVRPAVAAIEKRLKNLKMLALDGVIPPDEYKETRAELEGQRQALEAPQTIAFVPPNLVAARQKLGEVLASGNLTEIARRLDLRVVVHPDGRLDLLLSAL